The Psychrobacter sp. P11G3 genomic interval TCTGAGGTAAAATATTAATCGTAAAAAAGCCTTCATATAATTATGAAGGCTTTTTTTAAGTTAAGTACCTAAACTAATAATTTTGCTTTAGATACTTATTTTACTTTTAATAGCTCAACAGTAAAGATAAGGGTGCTGTTAGGCTCGATACCAGCGTTACCCGCTTCGCCATAAGCGATGTCTGATGGGATATAGAACTCGTATTTTCCGCCTTCTTTCATCAACTGTAGACCTTCAGTCCAGCCAGCGATTACTTGGTTTAGTGGGAACTCGATTGGCTCACCGCGCTCATAAGAGCTGTCAAATACCGTACCATCAAGCAATTTACCTTCGTAGTTTACTTCAACCACGTCAGTTGCTTTTGGTGATTTACCAGTACCTGCTTTGATAACTTTATACTGTAAACCAGACTCTGTTTGCTTCACGCCTTCTTTTTTAGCGTTTTCTGCTAAGAATGCAGTACCAGCGGCTTTATTTTCTGTCGCCTTAGTTTCCATGTCTTTAACAAACTGCTCTTCTTGCTCTTTTTGATAGTCCATCAATACTTGTTGCATTTGCTCTTGGGTCAATGCTGATTCATTGCCTTCATAGCCATCACGGAAGCCTTTTTCAAAAGTATTTAGGTCTAGATCTTTGACAGCGTCTTTGTTACCTTCTGCCATCATGAAACCTAAGCTATAACCTACTTTTTCACTAGCTGAGCTTTGTTCGGTAATGGAAACGCT includes:
- a CDS encoding FKBP-type peptidyl-prolyl cis-trans isomerase translates to MKKITTLGVSALASAMLLVTGCSTNNGNQETAAQSVSITEQSSASEKVGYSLGFMMAEGNKDAVKDLDLNTFEKGFRDGYEGNESALTQEQMQQVLMDYQKEQEEQFVKDMETKATENKAAGTAFLAENAKKEGVKQTESGLQYKVIKAGTGKSPKATDVVEVNYEGKLLDGTVFDSSYERGEPIEFPLNQVIAGWTEGLQLMKEGGKYEFYIPSDIAYGEAGNAGIEPNSTLIFTVELLKVK